From the Clavibacter phaseoli genome, one window contains:
- a CDS encoding adenylate kinase, with protein MTRLLIVGPPGAGKGTQAKRIAADHGIPDVSTGDIFRQNIKDGTELGQQVQALVDAGNYVPDELTNSLVTARLQEEDAQAGFLLDGYPRTLDQVAYLEELLQGWGQELDAVIQLVADEEEVVARLTRRAAEQGRADDGEDEIRHRQEVYVRETSPLIDVYRDRGLLVEVDGLGEVDEVAERIRTALAGRGVRPSSDAGRA; from the coding sequence GTGACCCGGCTCCTGATCGTCGGCCCTCCCGGAGCGGGCAAGGGCACGCAGGCGAAGCGCATCGCGGCCGACCACGGCATCCCCGACGTCTCGACCGGCGACATCTTCCGCCAGAACATCAAGGACGGCACGGAGCTCGGCCAGCAGGTGCAGGCCCTCGTGGACGCGGGCAACTACGTCCCCGACGAGCTCACCAACAGCCTCGTCACCGCGCGCCTCCAGGAGGAGGACGCGCAGGCGGGCTTCCTGCTCGACGGCTACCCGCGCACGCTCGACCAGGTCGCGTACCTGGAGGAGCTGCTGCAGGGCTGGGGCCAGGAGCTCGACGCCGTCATCCAGCTCGTCGCGGACGAGGAGGAGGTCGTCGCCCGGCTCACCCGCCGCGCCGCCGAGCAGGGGCGCGCCGACGACGGCGAGGACGAGATCCGGCACCGCCAGGAGGTCTACGTCCGCGAGACGAGCCCCCTCATCGACGTGTACCGCGACCGCGGCCTGCTCGTCGAGGTCGACGGGCTGGGCGAGGTCGACGAGGTCGCCGAGCGCATCCGCACGGCCCTCGCGGGTCGCGGCGTCCGTCCCTCCTCCGACGCCGGCCGCGCGTAG
- the map gene encoding type I methionyl aminopeptidase: MGALRRTPGIYKTPDEIRRMVAPGLATAASLDAVRGLIAPGVTTGELDAAADAAIRALGGHSNFQLVPGYRHTVCVSVNDEVVHGIPGDRVLQPGDIVSVDSGAEIDGWNGDSAMTVVVPDPARPDVVEARERLSRVTEDSLWAGIARLATASHLNEVGEAVEESVEAAGAFGIVMDYTGHGIGRSMHEDPPVFNYRVRGKGPAVKPGLVVAIEPMITDGEAETRVLDDDWTVSTVDGSMASHWEHSVAVHARGIWVLTLADGGASRLVPLGVIPVAP; this comes from the coding sequence GTGGGCGCGCTCCGCCGCACGCCGGGGATCTACAAGACCCCGGACGAGATCCGCCGCATGGTCGCGCCCGGACTCGCGACCGCCGCGTCGCTCGACGCCGTCCGCGGGCTCATCGCCCCGGGCGTGACCACCGGCGAGCTCGACGCGGCCGCCGACGCCGCCATCCGCGCCCTCGGCGGGCACTCCAACTTCCAGCTCGTACCGGGGTACCGCCACACGGTGTGCGTCTCCGTGAACGACGAGGTCGTGCACGGCATCCCCGGCGACCGCGTGCTGCAGCCGGGCGACATCGTCTCGGTGGACAGCGGCGCGGAGATCGACGGCTGGAACGGCGACTCGGCCATGACGGTCGTGGTGCCGGACCCCGCGCGCCCCGACGTCGTCGAGGCCCGCGAGCGGCTCTCCCGCGTCACCGAGGACTCGCTCTGGGCGGGCATCGCCCGGCTCGCGACCGCGTCGCATCTCAACGAGGTGGGCGAGGCCGTCGAGGAGAGCGTCGAGGCGGCCGGCGCGTTCGGCATCGTCATGGACTACACGGGCCACGGCATCGGGCGCAGCATGCACGAGGATCCGCCGGTCTTCAACTACCGCGTGCGCGGCAAGGGCCCCGCGGTGAAGCCCGGGCTCGTCGTCGCGATCGAGCCGATGATCACCGACGGTGAGGCGGAGACGCGCGTCCTCGACGACGACTGGACCGTCTCCACGGTCGACGGCAGCATGGCCTCGCACTGGGAGCACTCCGTCGCCGTGCACGCACGCGGCATCTGGGTGCTCACGCTCGCCGACGGCGGGGCGTCGCGCCTCGTGCCGCTCGGAGTCATTCCCGTCGCGCCCTGA
- a CDS encoding BglG family transcription antiterminator has protein sequence MLSENQERLLDYLSTADRWVEAGELADRLGVTTRSVRNYVTAVRERSTVAIASSPDGYRIDAGSYARHLGARTSGDPQGTPRDRLHALVRRLGDAPDGLDVFALAGELHVSDSTVEADLRKVRALVEDAGLALRRTGSTVVLEGSERDFRRLLSRMFRDESAQGFLPLETVQREFASDSLQAFKTDLIRELTAGGFFVNEYGVDNVLLHVAIAVDRLARAPRRTDEDADPAEGAEHDDASSPVPSADPTALAIRDVLARLLAAHFDVPVPAGDVAYLALLVRTRVVTPGNEQSLATVMREHVVESDLDVVRAIVRRVKQEYLVDLEDEDFTVRFSLHLGNLVARAADRSFSRNPLARSIKTSYPMTYEIAVFIASEVQRRRGIAINDDEIAYIALHVGSHRERVARRDDRVACALVCPNYYDLHQIMRQRIEQALGADISVDAVVTRTDVDADALGVQLVIDATGTRPPGDDVVVVQPLPTPDDIEAIRRAVARVRRHARRSSMKHDLLRFLDESLFFRDLHAPDEEAMIRLLGQRMVEQGIIEPEYIDGVIERERLSSTAFTDTLAVPHSLAMTAHRTAIAIVVNDEAMQWGGNRVHVVALVAFSASGRTSFQHVFDQFVEVFSDHRDVQAIMRASGAHGSFIEELVHVMDT, from the coding sequence ATGCTGAGCGAGAACCAGGAGAGGCTGCTGGACTACCTGTCCACGGCCGACCGCTGGGTCGAGGCCGGCGAGCTCGCGGACCGCCTCGGGGTCACCACGCGCAGCGTCCGCAACTACGTCACGGCGGTGCGCGAGCGCTCGACCGTGGCGATCGCCTCCTCCCCCGACGGCTACCGGATCGACGCCGGCAGCTACGCCCGCCACCTCGGCGCGCGCACGAGCGGCGATCCGCAGGGCACCCCGCGCGACCGCCTGCACGCCCTCGTCCGCCGCCTCGGCGACGCGCCCGACGGCCTCGACGTCTTCGCCCTCGCGGGCGAGCTGCACGTGAGCGACTCCACGGTCGAGGCGGACCTCCGGAAGGTGCGCGCGCTCGTCGAGGACGCCGGGCTCGCGCTCCGCCGGACCGGATCCACGGTCGTCCTCGAGGGCTCGGAGCGCGACTTCCGCCGGCTGCTGTCGCGCATGTTCCGCGACGAGAGCGCGCAGGGCTTCCTGCCGCTCGAGACGGTGCAGCGGGAGTTCGCGTCCGACTCGCTGCAGGCGTTCAAGACGGACCTCATCCGCGAGCTCACCGCGGGCGGCTTCTTCGTCAACGAGTACGGCGTCGACAACGTGCTGCTGCACGTGGCCATCGCGGTGGACCGGCTGGCACGGGCGCCGCGGCGGACGGACGAGGACGCGGATCCCGCCGAGGGCGCCGAGCACGACGACGCGTCGTCGCCCGTCCCCTCCGCCGACCCCACCGCCCTCGCGATCCGCGACGTGCTCGCGCGCCTCCTCGCGGCTCACTTCGACGTGCCGGTGCCGGCGGGCGACGTCGCCTACCTCGCGCTCCTCGTCCGCACGCGCGTCGTCACCCCCGGCAACGAGCAGTCGCTCGCGACCGTGATGCGCGAGCACGTCGTCGAGAGCGACCTCGACGTGGTGCGCGCCATCGTGCGCCGCGTGAAGCAGGAGTACCTGGTGGACCTCGAGGACGAGGACTTCACGGTCCGCTTCTCCCTGCACCTCGGCAACCTGGTGGCGCGCGCCGCCGACCGCTCCTTCTCCCGGAACCCGCTGGCCCGTTCCATCAAGACCTCCTACCCGATGACGTACGAGATCGCCGTGTTCATCGCGAGCGAGGTGCAGCGGCGGCGGGGCATCGCGATCAACGACGACGAGATCGCGTACATCGCCCTGCACGTGGGATCCCACCGGGAGCGCGTGGCCCGGCGCGACGACCGGGTCGCGTGCGCGCTCGTCTGCCCGAACTACTACGACCTGCACCAGATCATGCGCCAGCGCATCGAGCAGGCGCTCGGGGCCGACATCAGCGTCGACGCCGTGGTCACGCGCACCGACGTCGACGCGGACGCGCTCGGGGTGCAGCTCGTGATCGACGCGACCGGCACGCGTCCGCCCGGCGATGACGTCGTGGTGGTCCAGCCGCTGCCGACGCCCGACGACATCGAGGCGATCCGCCGGGCCGTCGCCCGCGTCCGCCGCCACGCGCGCCGCAGCTCCATGAAGCACGACCTGCTGCGCTTCCTCGACGAGTCGCTGTTCTTCCGGGACCTGCACGCGCCCGACGAGGAGGCGATGATCCGCCTGCTCGGCCAGCGCATGGTGGAGCAGGGCATCATCGAGCCCGAGTACATCGACGGCGTCATCGAGCGCGAGCGCCTCTCGTCGACGGCGTTCACCGACACGCTCGCCGTGCCGCACTCGCTCGCGATGACGGCGCACCGCACGGCCATCGCCATCGTGGTCAACGACGAGGCGATGCAGTGGGGCGGCAACCGCGTGCACGTGGTCGCGCTCGTCGCCTTCAGCGCGAGCGGCCGCACGAGCTTCCAGCACGTCTTCGACCAGTTCGTCGAGGTCTTCTCCGACCACCGCGACGTGCAGGCGATCATGCGGGCGTCGGGAGCGCACGGCTCCTTCATCGAGGAGCTCGTGCACGTCATGGACACCTGA